From Gemmatimonadales bacterium:
TGGCCGTGTTGCCCTTGTCCCCCGAGCGGGCATGCGCCAGGTACCGGAGCTGGAGCGGTCGGGTGGACGGGCGGCGGCCGGCGGTCGCTTTGGCCATCCTCACGCCTCCAGGATGTCGACCCGCACGTGAGGCTCGATCTCCCGGCGGTCGATGAGCGCCGGCCAGTAGGCCACGACCTCCTCGACCGCCGGCCGGCCGCCGGCGAACCCGGTGACGCTGGGCGGTCCGGTCAGCACCAGCGGCGCGATCTCCCGGGCGAACCGCTCGACCGGGGCGCGCTCCCGGGCCCGCACGCCGACCCGGAGCTGCACCTCCGGCAGGTCGGGGTCAGCGGGGCCGGCCAGCCGCCCGTGGGTGGCATCCACTCCCACGAACTCGGTGAGAATCTGCTCGAACTCGAGACCGAGCTGGGCCAGCCGCTGGCGGAGGATCCTGTCGGCCGCCTTGGCCTTGGCATGCGCCTCAGGCCAGGCGTACACCAGGGTGCCGACCGACTTGTAGCCGTAGAAGTAGGCGATCGACACTTTGAGAAACGGCGTCCGGGGCCCTCCGCGGATGCCGCTCACCCGAACGCGGTCCCGGCCGGCAGGCACGAGACCGATCGTGGTGAAGTCGGCGACGCCGTCGGGGGTGATGTAGCTGCGCGGGTCACCCATTTCGTAGACCAGCTGCTCGGTCACCGAGGGCACGGACACCACGCCGCCGGTGCCGGGAT
This genomic window contains:
- a CDS encoding acyclic terpene utilization AtuA family protein; amino-acid sequence: IFHEFGWSPDDWDKVAAGTVAGHIIECGAQASGGNLLKGWRTVKGLADPGFPIVEASADGSFVITKHPGTGGVVSVPSVTEQLVYEMGDPRSYITPDGVADFTTIGLVPAGRDRVRVSGIRGGPRTPFLKVSIAYFYGYKSVGTLVYAWPEAHAKAKAADRILRQRLAQLGLEFEQILTEFVGVDATHGRLAGPADPDLPEVQLRVGVRARERAPVERFAREIAPLVLTGPPSVTGFAGGRPAVEEVVAYWPALIDRREIEPHVRVDILEA